The Centroberyx gerrardi isolate f3 chromosome 24, fCenGer3.hap1.cur.20231027, whole genome shotgun sequence genome includes a region encoding these proteins:
- the creld2 gene encoding cysteine-rich with EGF-like domain protein 2 codes for MLSTGPVLRLMRLLSCVTLILLVQLSDAKKDSKSACSTCQQITDNFNKGFDRTVKQNFGGGNTAWEERKLSKYETSEIRLMEIVEGLCDSSSFDCNHMLEEHEELFETWWFKRKTKHPDLHKWFCVETIKVCCLKGTFGPDCNACVGGSEKPCHGNGACDGDGTRGGNGKCSCDHGYQGEFCLDCIDGYFNEVRNDTFSLCTECHTSCKTCSGATNQDCDECKEGWEEDEQEACVDVNECSKDPSPCEEDQYCLNTDGSYSCKACDKVCSGCTGAGPDKCQACASGYQDTEGTCTDIDECSQPEPVCTEEHQRCVNTKGSHLCICASGYEEQDGVCVQIAQPEKEEEPEEPEEPEEPEEPEVSEEPEVSESATSPHDDL; via the exons ATGCTGTCAACCGGTCCAGTGCTGCGGCTAATGCGGCTATTGTCTTGTGTGACTCTTATTTTACTCGTTCAACTCTCTGATGCTAAGAAAGATTCAAAAAGCGCCTGTTCTACCTGCCAGCAGATCACTGATAACTTCAACAAG GGATTTGACAGGACAGTGAAGCAGAACTTTGGTGGAGGCAACACAgcctgggaggagaggaaactgtCTAAATATGAGACGAG CGAGATTCGTCTGATGGAGATCGTGGAGGGTctgtgtgacagcagcagcttcgACTGCAACCACATGCTAGAGGAGCACGAGGAGCTCTTTGAGACCTGGTGGTTCAAGag aaaaacaaaacatcccgATCTGCATAAATGGTTCTGCGTTGAGACCATCAAAGTATGCTGTCTGAAAGGAACATTTGGACCAGACTGCAATG CCTGCGTGGGGGGCTCAGAGAAACCCTGCCATGGAAACGGAGCCTGTGACGGCGACGGGACGCGCGGCGGGAACGGGAAGTGCAGCTGTGACCACGGTTACCAGGGGGAGTTCTGCCTCGACTGCATCGACGGCTACTTCAACGAAGTCAGGAACgacaccttctctctctgcacag AATGCCACACTTCCTGCAAGACCTGCTCCGGAGCAACCAATCAGGACTGTGACGAGTGCAAGGAAGGCTGGGAGGAGGACGAACAGGAAGCTTGTGTCG ATGTAAACGAATGCTCCAAAGACCCTTCTCCATGTGAAGAAGATCAGTATTGCCTCAACACAGACGGCTCCTACTCCTGCAAGG CTTGTGACAAGGTGTGCTCCGGCTGCACTGGAGCCGGGCCTGATAAGTGCCAGGCTTGTGCCAGCGGGTATCAAGACACAGAGGGCACCTGCACAG ATATCGACGAGTGTTCCCAGCCGGAGCCAGTATGCACCGAGGAGCACCAGCGCTGTGTCAACACTAAAGGCAGCCACCTGTGTATCTGTGCTAGTGGCTATGAGGAGCAAGACGGAGTGTGTGTCCAAATAGCACAGCCAG aaaaagaggaggagccGGAGGAGCCGGAGGAGCCGGAGGAGCCGGAGGAGCCGGAGGTGTCGGAGGAGCCGGAGGTGTCGGAGTCGGCCACAAGCCCCCatgatgacctttga